CACCACTTGAACGACTATCAAACCCTCCTTGTAGGGTATCTCGTACATCTTAGCTATGTTCGGGTTCAGGGGTACTACGAAAACACCTATCCAAACCCTCAAAGGTCTCCCATACTTCTCTATGGAGCTCAGGAACCTCTTAACGGAGTTTATCGGTATGGCGAATCCTATCCCCTGAGCGAAGGGTATTATGGCGGTAGCGACGCCCACGGCATCTCCCAGGCAGTTGACTATAGGCCCCCCACTGTTCCCCGGGTTTATAGCAGCATCCGTCTGTATGAGGTCGTCTAAGTATATCCCGCTCTGCTCGTCCACTATGGCCCTCCCCAGGGAGCTCACCACGCCCATCGATACCGATGTTCCGGTCATTCCCAAGGGTGAGCCAACGGCGAACACTATCTCGCCTACCCTGACCCCATCCGAGTCCCCGAGCTTCGCGGTAGGGAAGCTACTAGTATCGGCCTCGATCAAGGCCAGGTCCCTCATCGAGTCAGCGGCCAGTATCCTGCCCCTACTACTGGACCCATCGCTGAAGACGAGGTTTATCTCCTTGGCTCTCAGCACGACGTGGGCGTTCGTCACCACAAGTCCTTCCTTGACGATGAAGCCGGAGCCAGCACCGTGGAGGACCCTGGGACCGAAGAAGAGGGATATCTCGGGTACGGCTGTGTAAACTGTCACGACGCTCTTAGTTACCTCAGAGACCATATCAGCTATCCTATCGCTCAACTCCCTGAAATCGAACCCCATAGAGGTACCGATTTCCCTCACCGAGGGTCTTATATAACTTTTGAGTCCTCAGCTCCCTAACATCTCACACCTCTACCGAGAAGATCCCAACGGGAAGGTCCCCGTACTTCGCATCGTACTCGACTATCTTCGAGAAGAAGTTGCCAGCGTACCTCCTGAAGATCCCCCTCTCCTTCGTTATCACGATCATCTTACGCTTGAGTATAGAGCTAACCGATTCGAGGAAGCTTGAGTAGAGCCTCTCTATGAACCCCCTCCTCCCTATCCTCAGACCGTACGGGGGGTTCGTGATCACGTAGTCCACCTCCTCGAAGTACTCGTTCACCCTCTCGGCGTAGCCCCTGATGAGGGTGGGATGTATGCCCACGTAATCGGCTATCCTCCTAGCACCCTCCAGGTGCTTCCTGAACTTCTCCACACCGTATAGCCTTAGCCCGACCTCCCTCTCCTCTATCTCAGGTATCTCCTTGAGGAACCTGAGGAAGGCGAAGTCCCTCCTGAACTTGCAGATCGGGATGTTCTTAGCGATCATCCCAGCTTCGAAGAGGATCGTCCCGCTACCGCAGAACGGGTCAAGCAAACTGTCCTCATGGATCCACCCCGAGAGGTACACCAGGGAGGCCGCTATAGTCGGGTTCAGGGGAGCGGGATGCTGGTACACCCTGTACCCGCGTCTGTGAAGTCCCTCGTCACCGGTCATGTCCACCCCGACGACCAGCTCGTCGACGATGAGGTCGCACTTCACTATGACATCGGGCTCATTGAGGTTCACCTTCAGCCTCACGCCTCTAGCCTGCATGTAATTATCTATCACCGCCTGCCCAGCTACTCTCCCTATGTCGACCGAAGTGAAGCAGTGCTCCCCTACCCTAGTTGGCCGCACCGCGAAGCTCCACTCAGGCTCGATGAAGCTGAAGTCCACCTCCCTCAAGGCCCTGTAGATATCCTCTAGGCTCACCGCTCTACCGCGGTGTAGGAGGAGCACCACCCTCTCAGCGGTCCTCATTGAGCAATGTATCTCCGGGACCCTCTCAAGATCGGATTCGAAGAAGACCCTCCCCTTCCCCTCCCTGACCTCGATCACCTCACCTAGTCCCTTGCTCTCCAGCTCCTTAGCTGAGATGAACTCCAGGCCCGGAGTGCAGGTAAGGTAGAAGGGCACTCTTACCATGCTACCGACACCCAACCTCCGCTTTATCCCCCGCTGTTACCTCACTAGCTCTTCCTTTCCCCGGACTCTCGGTGACCATCTCAGTACCCGATGCGATGAAATGGAGGCCCCCACGCCCCCTTTGGGGATCCTCGAGTCGAGAGGTCACGGTGACACCGATGGAGGGAAATCCCACCAGCTTGAGGGATAGAAAAGCCTTATTTCGTCATTAGCGATAGGATATGTCGGAGACGTGATCTAGGCCCGATCGAGAATCCTCCGGATGCTTCGACGGAGCACGTGGGGGTGCGGCTGGGCAACCCGGGGGCCTCGAGCGGATGCGGGGATGATGGGCTGGAAGTGGAGTTATCTTTATTTCTCAGTTGAAGTTATCCGTAAAGAACTACTTTGAGTCCTGCTTCCTCAAAAAATCTTTTTACCTGATCCAGCTCCTCCTTCGAGGGACCCCTCCTAACCTCCATTCTGTAAGGGATCCCGAGCCTATCGTACTTCTCCTTAACGTCATGGTAGGGAAGTAGGTGTATTTCCTCTATGCCTAGGTCTAATAAAAGCTCCCTAATAATCTTTAAGTTCTTATCAGTATTCGTTATCGTCGGGATCACGGGAAACCTCGCTATAACATCGTTTCTCCTTCCGCTCTCGACTAGGAACCTGAGGTTACCTACCATAGGTCCGCTCGGGACCCCAGTGTAGTACTTGCTCTCCTCGTCATCTAACAACTTGATGTCGTGCAGGAAGAGGTCTATCTTACTGACCAGGGACCTCATAACTTCTCTAGAGACGAAGCCGGAGGTCTCAATGGCTGTGTGTATGCCCAACTCCCTGCAGGCAGATAGCACCTCACCTAGGAATCGTGGTTGGAACAGGGGTTCGCCGCCCGTGAAGGTGACGCCACCTCCCGAGGAATCGTAGTAGGGTACGTCCTTCTTTATCTCCTCCATGAGTTGATCGACTGTATAAACCTTCCCAACTAGTTTAAGAGCTCCAGAAGGACAGTTACTAGCGCAAATCCCACAGCCATCACAGAGACTCCTGTTGATGACGTGCAAATCACCTTCAGTGACTCCTATCGCTCCTCGGGGGCATGCGTCGCAGCAGAGGTGACAGTGGATGCACTTGAACTCGAAGTACATTACCTGAGGCTCGGGACTTATGCCCTCGGGGTTCTGGCACCACCAACACCGCAGAGGACAGCCCTTCATGAAGACATTCGTCCTTATCCCGGGACCATCGTGTATCGCGAACCTCTGTATATCGAATACTATACCTGAGCTCAAGGGATCACTCCCGAAAAATCAGAGGGATTTGTGTTCCGTCCTCTCTATTATCTCATCTTGGAGCCCCTTCGGAAGGTTCACGAAGTAGTCGCTGTAGCCAGCCACTCTAACCATGAGGTCCTGGAAGTCCTGCGGCCTCCTCTGAGCTTCCCTAAGGAGCTCAGCGCTCACCACGTTGAACTGCACGTGATGACCTCCCATCCTGAAGAAGGCCCTTATCAACTGAGCTAACTTCCTCAGGTTCTCCTCGTTATCGAATATGTCTGGGGTTAGCTTCTGGTTCAGGAGGGCTCCTCCCGTCTTATCCCAGTCACACTTAGCGACGCTCTTGAACACGGCAGCTATTCCCCTCCTATCCATCCCTTGAACAGGCGAGACGCCTTCCGATACCGGGAACCCGGCTTTCCTCCCATCCGGAGTCGCTCCCGTCACCCTACCGAAGTAGACGTGCACCGTTGTCGGGAGGAAGTAGACCTCCCTCCTCGCCCTCCTGACGGGGGTCGGAGGGTAGCTCCTCACCATCTCGACAACGCTGTCCACCACCATCCTAGCTATTGAGTCAGCGTAATCGTCATCGTTACCGTACTTAGGAGTCCTATCGGGATTCCTGAGAATCTCCCTGAGGAACTCGTATCCCTCGAAGTCCTTGCTGAGGGCATCCAGGAGTTCCTCCATCGATATGGTTCCTTTCTCGAACACATGGTACTTCATCGCTGCTAAGCTATCGGTAATGGTGCCCAACCCGACGACCTGGATGTACTGGGTGTTGTACCTAGCGCCCCCAGCGTTGTAGTCCTTCGCGTTCTCAACGCAGTCCTCTATCCAGAGGGATAGGAACGGGACGGGGAGGTACTTAGCGTATAGGGCCTCTATCAAGTCATTACCTCTCATCTTTATATCTAGGAAGTGCTTTACCTGCTTGAGGAAGGCGTTCCATAGGTCCTCGAAGCTCTTGAACTCCCTGGGATCTCCCGTATCTATGCCTATCCTCTTCCCGGTCCTCGGGTCAACCCCCCTGTTCAGCGTCACCTCCAGTATCTTGGGCAAGTTGAAGTAACCCGTCAGTATGTAAGCCTCCTTACCGAAGGCTCCTGATTCAACACATCCGCTCACACCGGATGTCCTAGCGTCCTCTAAACTCTTACGCTGCCTCAGCATCTTCACCATAACACCATCGAAGTTGAAGAACGGCGGTTCCCCGAAACCAGGGCCTACTACCTTCAGAGCCCTTATCAGGAAGCTGTCCGGATTCTTCTCGCTCACGAGCACAGCTGTGTTCGGCTGAAGGGTCCTCATCTCATCTAGGACCTCCAGTATCAAGTAAGACAACTCGTTGACACCGTCCCTCCCATCTACGGTCAGACCGCCTAAGTTCAGCTTGGAGAAGTCGTTGTAAGTGAAGCTCTCCTCAGCAGTGACCCCTACCTTCGGTACAGCTGGCTGGTTGTTGAACTTCAACCAGAAGGCTTGAAGCAGCTCCTTCGCCCTCTCCCTAGTCAGCCTACCCTCCTCCAAATCACGCTTGTAGAAGGGATAGAGGTGCTGATCTATCCTACCGGGGTTGAAGGAGTCCCAGGGGTTCGTTTCATAGGTAACGCCGACGTGTATGAACCAGTAATGCTGCAGCGCCTCCCAGAAAGTTCTAGGAGCATGAGCTGGGACCCATCTGCATATCTCGGCCATCTGCTCTAGTTCCCTCTTCCTCTCAGGGTCCTTCTCCTCCTTAGCCATCTGCTCCAGCTTCTCAGCGTACCTCTTAGCGTAAATTAGAATGGCATCAGCAACTATGTCCATGGCCTTGAGCTCCTCCATCTTCTCATAGTAATCCGGATCGGAGTGATCTAAGGACTCCATTTTCCTCCTTATCTGCTCCTTTATGTCGAGGACCCCCATCTTGAATATCCTCTCTCCTCCTGCAGTATGTCCAGGAGCCCTCTGCTCCATGAACTCAGTCCAGATGCCCGCTTCGTAAGCATCTATCCACTCCCTCGGGAGGTTCTCGAAGAGGATGTCCCTCATCGACCTCCCCTTCCAGAAGGGTATCGCTTCCCTCTCGTAGAACTCCATAGTCTCCTCATCGACCTTGTAAGGCATGTTCTTCCTCTTATCCAGGACCTCGAGGTCCTGGAGGCTGTGCACGCATATCTCAGGGTAAGTCGGTACCTCCTTGACACCGGTGCCCCTCAGACCAACGATGAGCTGACCCTCCTCGACGGGCAAGCTGACCCTCTCCATCAAGTACTTGAAAGCCAAAGCGCGTTGTACGGGAATAGATTTTCCTTTCGGAAGGTCACTTTTGTAAAATTCTGTTATTATTTTTGCCCTTTCCAAGGAAACCTTTACCATTGAATTTACGCTCTCCTCCCTCAACTTGGCGATCCTCTCATTGATGGGCCTTATGGAGCTCCTTCTTCTCTGGAGCTCCTTCGAGATCTTAACCTCGCACGGGTACTGCGATACGCTAGTGGTCATAACTCACCTAGGAGAGCGTGAGGACCTAAGATTTAATTCTTACGCACAGGAGGCTTCGTTGTTGGGGAGACGTTAGGAA
This is a stretch of genomic DNA from Candidatus Korarchaeum sp.. It encodes these proteins:
- a CDS encoding glycyl-radical enzyme activating protein, whose amino-acid sequence is MSSGIVFDIQRFAIHDGPGIRTNVFMKGCPLRCWWCQNPEGISPEPQVMYFEFKCIHCHLCCDACPRGAIGVTEGDLHVINRSLCDGCGICASNCPSGALKLVGKVYTVDQLMEEIKKDVPYYDSSGGGVTFTGGEPLFQPRFLGEVLSACRELGIHTAIETSGFVSREVMRSLVSKIDLFLHDIKLLDDEESKYYTGVPSGPMVGNLRFLVESGRRNDVIARFPVIPTITNTDKNLKIIRELLLDLGIEEIHLLPYHDVKEKYDRLGIPYRMEVRRGPSKEELDQVKRFFEEAGLKVVLYG
- the trm14 gene encoding tRNA (guanine(6)-N2)-methyltransferase, which encodes MVRVPFYLTCTPGLEFISAKELESKGLGEVIEVREGKGRVFFESDLERVPEIHCSMRTAERVVLLLHRGRAVSLEDIYRALREVDFSFIEPEWSFAVRPTRVGEHCFTSVDIGRVAGQAVIDNYMQARGVRLKVNLNEPDVIVKCDLIVDELVVGVDMTGDEGLHRRGYRVYQHPAPLNPTIAASLVYLSGWIHEDSLLDPFCGSGTILFEAGMIAKNIPICKFRRDFAFLRFLKEIPEIEEREVGLRLYGVEKFRKHLEGARRIADYVGIHPTLIRGYAERVNEYFEEVDYVITNPPYGLRIGRRGFIERLYSSFLESVSSILKRKMIVITKERGIFRRYAGNFFSKIVEYDAKYGDLPVGIFSVEV
- a CDS encoding trypsin-like peptidase domain-containing protein, translating into MGFDFRELSDRIADMVSEVTKSVVTVYTAVPEISLFFGPRVLHGAGSGFIVKEGLVVTNAHVVLRAKEINLVFSDGSSSRGRILAADSMRDLALIEADTSSFPTAKLGDSDGVRVGEIVFAVGSPLGMTGTSVSMGVVSSLGRAIVDEQSGIYLDDLIQTDAAINPGNSGGPIVNCLGDAVGVATAIIPFAQGIGFAIPINSVKRFLSSIEKYGRPLRVWIGVFVVPLNPNIAKMYEIPYKEGLIVVQVVPRSPAAIKGLRPGDVIVEAGGRRMVKASDLRNTLEDLYGLECVDLKIYREGKVLDLCVPVIAERL
- a CDS encoding glycyl radical protein — encoded protein: MTTSVSQYPCEVKISKELQRRRSSIRPINERIAKLREESVNSMVKVSLERAKIITEFYKSDLPKGKSIPVQRALAFKYLMERVSLPVEEGQLIVGLRGTGVKEVPTYPEICVHSLQDLEVLDKRKNMPYKVDEETMEFYEREAIPFWKGRSMRDILFENLPREWIDAYEAGIWTEFMEQRAPGHTAGGERIFKMGVLDIKEQIRRKMESLDHSDPDYYEKMEELKAMDIVADAILIYAKRYAEKLEQMAKEEKDPERKRELEQMAEICRWVPAHAPRTFWEALQHYWFIHVGVTYETNPWDSFNPGRIDQHLYPFYKRDLEEGRLTRERAKELLQAFWLKFNNQPAVPKVGVTAEESFTYNDFSKLNLGGLTVDGRDGVNELSYLILEVLDEMRTLQPNTAVLVSEKNPDSFLIRALKVVGPGFGEPPFFNFDGVMVKMLRQRKSLEDARTSGVSGCVESGAFGKEAYILTGYFNLPKILEVTLNRGVDPRTGKRIGIDTGDPREFKSFEDLWNAFLKQVKHFLDIKMRGNDLIEALYAKYLPVPFLSLWIEDCVENAKDYNAGGARYNTQYIQVVGLGTITDSLAAMKYHVFEKGTISMEELLDALSKDFEGYEFLREILRNPDRTPKYGNDDDYADSIARMVVDSVVEMVRSYPPTPVRRARREVYFLPTTVHVYFGRVTGATPDGRKAGFPVSEGVSPVQGMDRRGIAAVFKSVAKCDWDKTGGALLNQKLTPDIFDNEENLRKLAQLIRAFFRMGGHHVQFNVVSAELLREAQRRPQDFQDLMVRVAGYSDYFVNLPKGLQDEIIERTEHKSL